The following coding sequences lie in one Pseudarthrobacter phenanthrenivorans Sphe3 genomic window:
- a CDS encoding DUF6318 family protein, which produces MTTHKLLSAWAKQLGAVSAGVAAVFMLSACAGNAPADPGPESSPPTASATASPTPTPTPTPSAVYKPADASGPAQNVPVPVLPEVAKTETKEGAEAFAKHWFSVLSYSYETGDTAELSELSKPECSFCRGLIDDIEAAWAESKWITGGQIEVPVATAKPSTDGTTQVVLQVLQTELVIHNQDGSPYQEKTPATNAGSVAMVKFADGGWVVSDLGLTR; this is translated from the coding sequence ATGACAACACACAAACTCCTTTCGGCTTGGGCAAAACAGTTAGGTGCTGTTTCCGCCGGTGTGGCGGCGGTATTCATGCTTTCCGCCTGTGCCGGCAACGCACCTGCAGACCCAGGCCCGGAATCCTCCCCGCCCACCGCATCGGCCACGGCCAGTCCTACGCCCACCCCGACGCCGACCCCCAGCGCCGTCTACAAACCGGCAGACGCATCCGGCCCCGCCCAGAACGTCCCCGTCCCGGTGCTGCCCGAGGTGGCGAAGACGGAGACGAAGGAAGGGGCAGAGGCGTTCGCGAAGCACTGGTTCAGTGTGCTCAGTTACTCCTACGAAACCGGTGACACTGCGGAACTGTCGGAGCTCTCCAAACCCGAGTGCTCTTTTTGTCGAGGGCTCATTGACGATATCGAAGCTGCTTGGGCTGAAAGCAAGTGGATTACCGGCGGCCAAATAGAGGTTCCTGTTGCAACTGCAAAGCCCTCTACCGACGGCACTACACAGGTTGTTCTTCAAGTACTGCAGACAGAGCTTGTCATCCATAATCAGGATGGAAGCCCCTATCAAGAGAAGACACCTGCAACGAACGCTGGAAGCGTCGCGATGGTGAAGTTTGCCGACGGGGGATGGGTAGTCAGCGACCTCGGGTTGACTCGGTAA
- a CDS encoding alkene reductase, giving the protein MLFSPLTLGELELPNRLVMAPLTRLRAGEEGVPGPLVVEHYRQRATLGLIVSEGTYPAQAGRSYAGQPGIITEKQVAGWKKVTDAVHAEGGRMFAQIMHGGRVSHPDITGGLELVAPSAVAIEGDVRTPQGKQPYPVPHALTTDELPMVIQEIVNASLNAIEAGFDGVELHSANGYLLHEFLAPNSNVRTDSYGGSPENRARFVIETVNAVVAALGANRVGIRISPEHNVQGIAETDAADVRATYEVLVDSIAPLNLAYLSILHHDPSGELVQDLRARFGGTFLVNTGFGVVTTRDEAASLVADGLADAVVVGRPAIANPDLARRWKDSLPLNEPDPSTFYADGAKGYTDYPAYQN; this is encoded by the coding sequence ATGCTGTTTTCCCCCCTCACCCTCGGCGAACTCGAGCTTCCCAACCGCCTGGTCATGGCACCCTTGACGAGGCTCCGCGCAGGTGAGGAAGGGGTACCCGGCCCCCTCGTCGTCGAGCACTACCGCCAGCGCGCTACCCTCGGCCTCATCGTCAGCGAAGGAACCTACCCCGCCCAGGCAGGCCGCTCCTACGCCGGCCAGCCCGGCATCATCACCGAAAAGCAGGTGGCAGGCTGGAAAAAGGTCACCGACGCCGTCCACGCTGAAGGTGGCCGGATGTTTGCCCAGATCATGCACGGCGGCCGGGTATCGCATCCGGACATCACAGGGGGACTGGAACTGGTGGCCCCCAGCGCCGTTGCGATTGAAGGCGACGTCCGCACCCCGCAGGGCAAGCAGCCCTATCCCGTGCCGCATGCACTCACCACGGACGAGCTGCCCATGGTGATCCAGGAGATCGTCAACGCATCCCTGAACGCCATTGAGGCAGGGTTCGACGGGGTTGAGCTGCACTCCGCCAACGGTTACCTGCTGCATGAGTTCCTCGCACCCAACTCCAACGTGCGCACCGACAGCTACGGCGGATCCCCCGAGAACCGCGCCCGGTTTGTCATCGAGACCGTCAACGCCGTGGTGGCAGCACTGGGCGCCAACCGCGTTGGAATCCGTATTTCACCGGAGCACAACGTCCAGGGCATCGCTGAAACTGATGCCGCCGACGTCCGTGCCACCTACGAGGTGCTGGTGGACAGCATCGCCCCGCTCAACCTTGCGTACCTCAGCATCCTGCACCACGATCCCTCGGGCGAGCTGGTCCAGGACCTGCGTGCGCGGTTTGGCGGGACCTTCCTGGTCAACACCGGCTTCGGTGTGGTCACCACCCGTGATGAGGCTGCTTCGCTGGTAGCCGACGGCCTTGCCGACGCCGTGGTGGTGGGCCGCCCTGCCATCGCCAACCCTGACCTTGCCCGGCGCTGGAAGGACAGCCTTCCCCTCAACGAGCCGGACCCGTCCACCTTCTACGCCGATGGCGCCAAGGGTTACACGGACTACCCCGCCTACCAGAACTAG
- a CDS encoding Tex family protein has translation MTQLPHRPSAPSASNPDDAIYSQIAEELGVKAWQVKAAVELLDGGSTVPFIARYRKEATGTLDDAQLRDLDERLRYLRELADRRGAVLEAVEAQGQLTPELRKAILAADTKSRLEDIYLPFKSKRRTKAQIAREAGLEPLADSLLKRPDLDPEREAAKYLNADHSIGDPAAALAGARAILVERVGQDPDLAATLRERLWTQGRMVSRVKKGKESDGQKFADYFEFAQAPAGMPSHRVLALLRGEKDGVLELDLAEADPTDDDALAAARARYESAVAKCLGVAHRGRPADAWLVQTAQVAWRSRLLARLTADLRGRMFAAAEDEAVRVFAANLRDVLLAAPAGNRATLGLDPGLRTGVKVAVVDGTGKVVATDTVYPHAPARKWDEALATLVRLARQHAVELVAIGNGTASRETDKLAAELIKLLPDVDRKPQKLVVSEAGASVYSASALAAAELPGMDVSLRGAVSIARRLQDPLAELVKIDPKSIGVGQYQHDVTASKLDRSLDAVVEDCVNAVGVDVNTASPALLSRVAGVGPLLSENIVAYRNQHGPFAKRSDLKKVPRLGAKAFEQCAGFLRITGGAEPLDASSVHPESYAVARKILVAAGSAPASSLDPRDFVDDSVGLPTVQDILSELDKPGRDPRPAFAAATFSEGIEKISDLKPGMVLEGTVTNVAAFGAFVDVGVHQDGLVHVSAMSNRFVSDPREVVKSGQVVRVKVLEADPDRKRISLTLRLDDEPTAGRATSGRGGNSSRNPGRGKEQGGKPGNNVASPGHSSAAPSAPAPSRKPAPVNTAMAEALRKAGLGK, from the coding sequence GTGACCCAACTGCCGCACCGTCCGTCCGCCCCGTCCGCATCCAACCCGGACGACGCAATCTACTCCCAGATCGCCGAAGAGCTGGGCGTCAAAGCCTGGCAGGTGAAGGCCGCCGTAGAGCTGCTCGACGGCGGGTCAACGGTCCCGTTCATTGCCCGCTACCGCAAGGAAGCCACGGGAACACTGGATGATGCGCAACTGCGTGACCTGGACGAGCGGCTCCGCTACCTCCGCGAACTTGCCGACCGCCGTGGTGCCGTCCTTGAAGCGGTGGAGGCGCAGGGCCAGCTGACGCCTGAGCTCAGGAAAGCCATCCTCGCCGCGGACACCAAATCACGCCTCGAAGACATCTACCTGCCCTTCAAGTCCAAGCGGCGCACCAAGGCACAGATCGCGCGGGAAGCCGGACTTGAACCGCTGGCCGATTCCCTGCTGAAACGGCCGGACCTGGACCCGGAACGCGAGGCAGCGAAATACCTCAATGCCGATCACTCCATCGGCGATCCCGCTGCCGCGCTCGCGGGCGCACGCGCCATCCTGGTGGAGCGGGTGGGCCAGGACCCGGACCTCGCGGCCACCCTCCGGGAGAGGCTGTGGACCCAGGGCCGCATGGTGTCGCGGGTGAAGAAGGGCAAGGAGTCGGACGGGCAGAAATTTGCCGACTACTTCGAGTTCGCCCAGGCGCCTGCCGGCATGCCATCCCACCGCGTCCTTGCATTGCTGCGCGGCGAGAAGGACGGCGTCCTTGAGCTTGACCTTGCCGAAGCGGATCCAACGGACGACGACGCCCTGGCCGCCGCCCGCGCGCGCTACGAGTCCGCGGTGGCAAAGTGCCTCGGCGTCGCCCACCGCGGCCGTCCCGCCGACGCCTGGCTGGTGCAGACCGCCCAGGTGGCGTGGCGCTCCCGGCTGCTTGCCAGGCTGACAGCAGACCTCCGCGGCAGGATGTTCGCCGCCGCGGAGGACGAAGCCGTCCGCGTGTTCGCTGCCAACCTGCGCGACGTGCTGCTGGCCGCTCCCGCCGGGAACAGGGCGACGCTCGGACTGGACCCGGGACTGCGGACCGGCGTTAAGGTGGCAGTGGTCGACGGGACCGGAAAAGTGGTGGCCACGGACACGGTGTACCCGCACGCGCCGGCCCGGAAATGGGATGAAGCACTGGCCACGCTGGTGCGCCTGGCGCGGCAGCACGCCGTCGAACTCGTGGCCATCGGCAACGGCACCGCGTCGCGGGAGACGGACAAGCTGGCGGCCGAGCTGATCAAGCTGCTGCCGGATGTGGACCGCAAGCCGCAGAAGCTGGTGGTTTCCGAAGCCGGGGCCTCGGTCTATTCAGCGTCCGCCCTGGCCGCCGCCGAACTGCCGGGAATGGACGTGTCGCTGCGCGGCGCCGTCTCGATTGCCCGGCGGCTGCAGGACCCGCTCGCCGAACTGGTCAAGATCGATCCGAAGTCCATCGGCGTCGGTCAGTACCAGCACGACGTTACGGCCTCAAAACTCGACCGCAGCCTGGACGCGGTGGTGGAGGACTGCGTGAACGCCGTCGGCGTGGACGTCAACACCGCTTCACCCGCCCTGCTCAGCCGCGTGGCCGGCGTCGGACCCCTTTTGAGTGAGAACATCGTGGCCTACCGGAACCAGCACGGCCCGTTCGCCAAGCGCAGTGACCTGAAGAAGGTGCCGCGCCTTGGGGCGAAGGCGTTCGAACAGTGCGCAGGGTTCCTGCGCATCACCGGGGGAGCGGAACCGCTGGACGCCTCCAGTGTCCACCCGGAGTCGTACGCCGTTGCCCGGAAGATCCTGGTTGCTGCCGGCTCCGCGCCGGCCTCGTCCCTGGACCCGCGGGATTTTGTGGACGATTCAGTGGGCCTGCCCACCGTGCAGGACATCCTGTCCGAACTGGACAAACCGGGCCGGGATCCGCGCCCTGCGTTTGCTGCTGCAACGTTCTCTGAGGGGATCGAGAAGATTTCGGACCTTAAGCCGGGAATGGTGCTGGAAGGAACGGTGACCAACGTCGCCGCGTTCGGGGCGTTCGTGGACGTGGGCGTGCACCAGGATGGCCTGGTCCACGTTTCCGCGATGTCCAACCGTTTTGTTTCCGATCCCCGGGAAGTGGTGAAGTCCGGGCAGGTGGTACGGGTCAAGGTGCTGGAGGCGGACCCTGACCGCAAGCGGATCTCCTTGACGCTGCGGCTCGACGACGAGCCGACTGCCGGCCGGGCGACTTCGGGGCGGGGCGGGAACAGTTCCCGGAATCCGGGGCGCGGCAAGGAGCAGGGCGGCAAGCCCGGGAACAATGTGGCCTCGCCGGGGCATTCGTCGGCGGCGCCGTCGGCGCCCGCGCCTTCCAGGAAGCCTGCGCCCGTGAACACGGCCATGGCCGAAGCTCTTCGGAAAGCGGGACTGGGTAAGTAG
- a CDS encoding ZIP family metal transporter, producing the protein MMMSLWFGVIASSALVVGALIGVRFELPKRLLAMLLAFAAGSLITALAFELFEDAYEHGGIIRAAIGLMLGAVVFTVLSALLDRWAQAGDAKRAKPADEFQGSAKLDTDAAAEDKPATQASTSGAAGLALLAAVTLDGVPENLALGISLGEGTGGLALLAAIFVSNFPEALVGSASMRSQGRSAGSIIGLWLGCAALLVIAVVVGAGPLSGTDPEAISVPLAFAAGAVIASLADTLMPEAYEHGGPAVALSTAAGFVLAFVLSLA; encoded by the coding sequence ATGATGATGTCGCTGTGGTTTGGCGTCATAGCATCCAGCGCATTGGTGGTGGGTGCCCTCATCGGCGTCCGCTTCGAACTTCCCAAGCGCCTCCTGGCCATGCTGCTGGCGTTCGCCGCCGGTTCGCTCATCACAGCCCTGGCCTTCGAACTCTTTGAGGACGCCTACGAACACGGCGGCATCATTCGTGCCGCAATCGGCCTGATGCTGGGGGCGGTGGTCTTCACCGTCCTGAGCGCCCTGCTGGACCGGTGGGCCCAAGCGGGAGACGCGAAACGAGCCAAGCCCGCGGACGAGTTCCAGGGCAGTGCCAAGCTGGACACCGATGCTGCCGCAGAGGACAAGCCTGCCACGCAGGCGTCCACGAGCGGAGCCGCCGGACTCGCGTTGCTGGCCGCCGTCACGCTGGACGGCGTCCCTGAGAACCTTGCCTTGGGCATCTCGCTGGGCGAAGGAACCGGAGGCCTGGCACTGCTCGCCGCCATCTTTGTTTCCAACTTTCCAGAAGCCCTCGTGGGCTCGGCCTCTATGCGGAGCCAGGGCAGGTCGGCGGGCAGCATCATTGGGCTCTGGCTCGGTTGCGCCGCCCTGTTGGTCATCGCCGTCGTTGTCGGCGCCGGGCCGCTGTCCGGCACCGACCCGGAAGCCATCTCGGTTCCGCTGGCCTTTGCGGCCGGAGCCGTCATCGCGTCCCTGGCGGACACGCTGATGCCGGAAGCCTACGAGCATGGGGGTCCGGCGGTGGCGCTCAGCACCGCCGCCGGATTCGTCCTGGCGTTCGTTCTGTCACTTGCCTGA
- a CDS encoding YqjF family protein, with amino-acid sequence MDKHPHATDPWPAPPELPLPAIMDQRWLDAVFLHWRIPEAAAAPFMPAGVEPDVFDGSTWVGLIGFRMQGAGIGRGPGIPYLGSFNEVNVRLYSQEPDGTRGVVFRSLDADRLPVVLAARAAGIPYVWSRIRSWRAPRGRSGSDSGEGTAGYSVTRFRHGASSCFSVRPDLTAPASDPLSIHVTARFGLHSRFRGQTLFIPNTHEPWPLYRAGLHEFQDGLVRSAGIEVSGPPESVLYSPGVRTQFGRPRVLSGSTGRNVRRPASPGPR; translated from the coding sequence GTGGATAAGCACCCGCATGCCACCGACCCGTGGCCCGCGCCGCCGGAACTTCCGCTGCCTGCGATCATGGACCAGCGCTGGCTTGATGCAGTCTTCCTCCATTGGCGCATCCCTGAAGCAGCGGCGGCACCGTTTATGCCGGCGGGAGTGGAACCGGATGTTTTTGACGGGTCCACGTGGGTGGGGCTTATCGGGTTCCGCATGCAGGGAGCCGGAATCGGGCGGGGACCGGGAATCCCCTACCTGGGCTCCTTCAATGAAGTGAACGTCCGCCTCTATTCGCAAGAACCGGATGGCACAAGGGGCGTGGTCTTCCGAAGCCTGGACGCGGACAGGCTGCCCGTTGTGCTTGCGGCCCGGGCAGCCGGGATACCGTACGTCTGGTCCCGCATCCGGTCCTGGCGGGCACCTCGCGGGCGCTCCGGCAGCGATTCCGGTGAAGGCACTGCTGGCTACTCCGTAACCCGGTTCCGCCATGGAGCATCCAGCTGTTTCAGCGTCCGCCCGGACCTCACCGCTCCCGCAAGCGACCCACTGTCGATCCATGTCACAGCGCGGTTCGGACTCCACAGCCGGTTCCGGGGACAGACGCTCTTCATCCCCAACACGCACGAGCCGTGGCCGCTGTACCGGGCCGGGCTGCACGAGTTCCAGGACGGCCTGGTCAGGTCTGCAGGCATAGAGGTGAGCGGTCCGCCGGAGTCGGTCCTCTATTCACCCGGAGTGAGGACCCAGTTCGGCCGGCCGCGGGTGCTGAGCGGCTCCACGGGCCGGAACGTCAGGCGTCCTGCCAGCCCCGGCCCTCGCTGA
- a CDS encoding DUF1622 domain-containing protein: MDFRHIIETVGEFVDFAGVAVMVIGALISIPLALRGHQPRRLPATAGKLGIYRAYRQLLGRSILLGLELLVAADIIRTVAVTPTFESVGVLAIIVLIRTFLSFSLELEITGRWPWQKEPRTTAEPAGAAAG, encoded by the coding sequence ATGGATTTTCGGCACATCATCGAGACCGTTGGGGAGTTCGTCGACTTCGCAGGGGTGGCCGTGATGGTGATCGGCGCGCTCATTTCCATCCCCCTGGCCCTTCGGGGGCACCAGCCGCGCAGGCTGCCTGCCACGGCCGGGAAGCTGGGCATCTACCGCGCCTACCGCCAACTGTTGGGAAGGTCGATCCTCCTGGGCCTGGAGCTGCTGGTGGCCGCTGACATCATCCGCACCGTGGCGGTCACCCCTACTTTCGAAAGCGTCGGGGTGCTGGCCATCATCGTGCTGATCCGGACCTTCCTCAGCTTCTCGCTCGAGCTTGAAATCACCGGGCGCTGGCCCTGGCAGAAAGAACCCCGCACAACGGCGGAGCCCGCCGGGGCCGCAGCAGGCTGA
- a CDS encoding SDR family oxidoreductase has product MTILLAGCGDLGTEAGLRFHALGHRVVGWRRSPAKLPAAIEGVAADLSAPNLPPVPADTTAVVIAVAADSPSEDAYRAAYVEGLRHVLAALERDDVTPQRVLFVSSTAVYGDADGGWVDERTPPAPGGFSGRVLVEAEQLLQDRFTGTPTSATSLRLGGIYGPGRTRLIDQVRGGDAVIPEDVRYTNRIHRDDAAAAIVHLATTPAEPAPIYGGVDNDPADLGSVLRFLAAEMGQPEPPVGDAGPARGGNKRCRNDLLRSTGFEFAFPSFREGYRDILAGNGVRHP; this is encoded by the coding sequence ATGACCATCCTTCTAGCCGGCTGTGGCGACCTTGGCACCGAAGCCGGGCTGCGGTTCCATGCCCTCGGCCACCGCGTGGTTGGTTGGCGCCGCTCCCCGGCAAAACTGCCGGCCGCCATCGAAGGTGTGGCCGCTGACCTGAGCGCGCCGAACCTGCCGCCTGTCCCTGCCGACACCACCGCCGTCGTCATAGCTGTGGCGGCGGACTCGCCGTCAGAGGATGCCTACCGGGCAGCCTATGTGGAAGGCCTTCGCCATGTCCTCGCTGCCTTGGAGCGCGACGACGTGACGCCGCAGCGGGTCCTGTTCGTCTCCTCCACGGCCGTCTATGGAGATGCCGACGGCGGCTGGGTGGACGAAAGGACTCCGCCCGCCCCCGGCGGATTCTCAGGACGGGTCCTCGTCGAAGCGGAGCAACTCCTTCAGGACAGGTTCACCGGGACTCCAACCTCGGCGACGTCCCTCCGGCTGGGCGGCATCTACGGCCCAGGCCGGACGCGCCTGATCGACCAGGTGCGCGGCGGCGACGCCGTGATTCCGGAAGACGTCCGCTACACCAACCGCATCCACCGCGACGATGCCGCCGCGGCAATCGTCCATCTGGCGACGACGCCTGCCGAGCCGGCTCCCATCTATGGGGGCGTGGACAACGACCCCGCGGACCTGGGCAGCGTGCTGCGTTTCCTGGCCGCGGAAATGGGACAGCCCGAGCCTCCGGTTGGTGATGCCGGCCCGGCGCGGGGCGGCAACAAGCGCTGCCGGAATGACCTCCTGCGCAGCACCGGTTTCGAGTTCGCTTTCCCCTCGTTCCGGGAGGGGTACCGGGACATCCTTGCCGGCAACGGAGTCCGGCACCCGTAG
- a CDS encoding MSMEG_6728 family protein, with protein MQTFLPYPDFRQSAAALDTARLGKQRVEALQTLRALVIPGYGWQTHPAIRMWMGYVPALTMYGLAMVDEWTQRGHPDNTRGNIMEFAPQAAHPDYAAKIPMPPWLGDPDFHLSHRSKLVRKEPKFYGSLFADAIPEMDYLWPEPRHEFLPEEAEGDVLWILRSPHPDVDPQALDTVALPPVNGFADTPAVDEYAPVYVEDTSRRPSKQSRKAPPKPQAKKPTRKRLAQEEAFSTLPGKTPVAVPFEHGAKFAVGQVVGRPITLEDGRFGRNFTVTEIIDRSAFTYPALLQDPRVFFPVEAP; from the coding sequence ATGCAGACTTTCCTCCCGTACCCTGATTTCCGGCAAAGCGCCGCCGCCCTGGACACCGCCAGGCTGGGCAAGCAGCGCGTGGAAGCGCTGCAGACACTCCGTGCGCTGGTGATACCCGGCTACGGCTGGCAGACGCATCCGGCGATCCGCATGTGGATGGGTTACGTTCCGGCCCTCACCATGTACGGCCTGGCGATGGTTGACGAGTGGACGCAGCGCGGCCATCCGGACAACACGCGCGGGAACATCATGGAATTCGCGCCGCAGGCAGCGCACCCGGACTACGCGGCGAAGATCCCCATGCCGCCGTGGCTGGGAGACCCGGACTTCCACCTGAGCCACCGCTCCAAGCTGGTGCGGAAGGAGCCCAAGTTCTACGGCTCCCTCTTTGCCGACGCAATCCCGGAAATGGATTACCTCTGGCCGGAGCCGCGCCACGAGTTCCTGCCGGAGGAGGCCGAGGGTGACGTTCTGTGGATCCTCCGTTCGCCGCATCCCGACGTCGATCCGCAGGCCTTGGACACTGTGGCATTGCCTCCGGTGAACGGCTTTGCAGATACCCCAGCCGTTGACGAGTATGCGCCGGTCTACGTGGAGGACACATCCCGCCGGCCCTCGAAGCAGTCGCGGAAGGCACCGCCCAAGCCGCAGGCGAAGAAGCCCACCCGCAAGCGCCTGGCGCAGGAGGAAGCCTTCTCCACCCTTCCGGGCAAGACGCCCGTTGCTGTGCCCTTTGAGCACGGCGCCAAGTTCGCGGTAGGCCAGGTGGTGGGGCGTCCCATCACCCTGGAGGACGGCAGGTTCGGCCGGAACTTCACGGTCACGGAGATCATTGACCGCTCCGCATTCACTTACCCGGCCCTCCTGCAGGACCCGCGGGTGTTCTTCCCGGTGGAGGCGCCGTAG
- a CDS encoding LysM peptidoglycan-binding domain-containing protein, translating into MNNTKFRTAARRGATVAVISAAGLALSATAANATTSTSTWDALAQCESGGNWAINTGNGYSGGLQFSPSTWAAYGGTGSAADASREQQIAVAEQVQAAQGWGAWPSCSAQLGLSGGATGTVQTAPVQAAPVQAAQVQAAPVQSAPVQAPAAKHVTSVALSGETYTLQAGDTLSIVAEKLGIQGGWQHLADANADTITDPNLVFEGQVLQLPA; encoded by the coding sequence ATGAACAACACCAAATTCCGTACTGCCGCACGCCGCGGAGCTACCGTTGCCGTCATCTCCGCGGCAGGACTGGCGCTCTCCGCCACGGCGGCCAACGCAACCACCAGCACTTCCACCTGGGATGCCCTGGCGCAATGCGAGAGCGGCGGCAACTGGGCAATCAACACGGGCAACGGATACTCCGGCGGCCTGCAGTTCAGCCCCAGCACGTGGGCCGCCTACGGTGGCACAGGCTCGGCCGCGGACGCCAGCCGTGAGCAGCAGATCGCCGTTGCCGAGCAGGTCCAGGCCGCGCAGGGCTGGGGCGCTTGGCCGTCCTGCTCCGCGCAGCTTGGTCTGAGCGGCGGCGCCACCGGGACCGTGCAGACGGCGCCCGTCCAGGCCGCACCGGTCCAGGCCGCCCAGGTTCAGGCCGCACCCGTCCAGAGCGCGCCCGTCCAGGCTCCGGCGGCAAAGCACGTCACCTCCGTAGCACTCAGCGGTGAGACCTACACCCTGCAGGCCGGCGACACCCTGAGCATCGTTGCCGAGAAGCTGGGCATCCAGGGCGGCTGGCAGCACCTTGCCGACGCGAACGCGGACACCATCACCGACCCCAACCTTGTGTTCGAGGGCCAGGTTCTCCAGCTTCCTGCCTGA